Proteins encoded in a region of the Polynucleobacter antarcticus genome:
- a CDS encoding lipoprotein insertase outer membrane protein LolB: MTSFLSKSLLRAFLLPLFIGLGFFNSQAMAQAKNLDNGQAVFEVLASEIALQRGEAGLAYNTYSELARQLDDPRLAQRAMEIAIAAGSPDLALQAAQTWDSLSGPKQTKPKEVLITLLILNQRWSDAVKPAIALMNQQTPAQREVTLQQIQALLSKAKDESEALRAFYAMVSPLKPAPSDPSILYTYALSAEKVGNMEMMEKVLRDILRKNPNDINSLNALGYSLADRNQKLPEAFQLINKAHQLSPRDGFILDSLGWVNFRMGKLAIALEQLQQAFNLKPEADIAAHIGEVLWVMNRPAESEDIWRKGQQLDANNATLKETLKRLKPNWSVADTPLKGSWDGRFSVKVTGLTESSNQGGSGGFSLTQDALTDVLEIRNPVGGSIAKITINPGEAILERDGKLTTAIDADTLIQNTLGLPLPARGLSDWLRGQTRPGSTASVERDAQGQVNKISQDGWTLNYSWGNSQRLEKLMMTRSSNIGSIDIRLVFDTPND; this comes from the coding sequence ATGACCTCATTTTTATCAAAGTCACTCTTAAGAGCCTTTTTGCTACCCCTATTCATTGGACTGGGCTTTTTTAACAGCCAGGCTATGGCGCAGGCTAAAAACCTCGATAATGGTCAAGCTGTATTCGAGGTCCTAGCTTCTGAAATTGCCTTACAACGGGGCGAAGCAGGTCTTGCCTACAACACCTACTCAGAATTAGCTCGTCAACTTGATGATCCACGTCTGGCTCAACGTGCAATGGAAATTGCTATCGCCGCCGGATCGCCTGATTTAGCCTTACAAGCTGCTCAGACTTGGGATAGCTTGTCTGGTCCCAAGCAAACCAAACCTAAAGAAGTCCTCATCACCCTCCTGATCCTCAATCAACGTTGGTCAGATGCAGTCAAGCCTGCCATTGCGCTCATGAATCAGCAAACGCCAGCGCAGCGCGAAGTGACTTTGCAACAGATTCAAGCGCTTCTGTCCAAAGCCAAAGATGAGTCAGAAGCCTTGCGTGCTTTTTATGCCATGGTATCCCCTCTCAAACCAGCACCTTCAGATCCCAGCATTCTGTATACCTATGCCTTATCTGCAGAGAAGGTTGGCAATATGGAGATGATGGAAAAAGTCCTACGTGATATTTTGCGTAAAAATCCAAACGACATTAATAGTCTTAATGCATTGGGTTACTCATTAGCCGATCGAAATCAAAAATTACCTGAGGCTTTTCAGCTCATCAATAAAGCACATCAACTTTCCCCCAGAGATGGATTTATTTTGGATAGCTTAGGCTGGGTAAACTTTCGCATGGGTAAACTTGCGATCGCCTTAGAACAGCTCCAGCAGGCTTTCAATCTCAAACCTGAGGCTGACATTGCTGCCCATATTGGCGAAGTATTATGGGTCATGAATCGCCCGGCTGAATCTGAAGATATATGGCGTAAAGGCCAACAGTTAGACGCTAATAACGCTACGCTCAAAGAAACATTAAAACGTTTAAAACCCAATTGGTCCGTTGCAGATACTCCTCTTAAAGGTTCATGGGATGGTCGTTTCTCCGTGAAGGTCACAGGACTTACAGAAAGTAGTAATCAAGGTGGTTCTGGTGGATTTAGCTTGACGCAAGATGCACTAACCGATGTACTGGAGATACGTAACCCTGTTGGCGGATCGATTGCGAAGATTACGATTAATCCCGGTGAAGCTATTTTGGAGCGAGATGGAAAATTGACCACTGCGATTGATGCAGATACGCTGATTCAAAATACCTTGGGCTTACCACTGCCTGCTCGTGGACTTTCTGATTGGCTCAGAGGACAAACGCGTCCTGGTAGCACCGCTAGTGTTGAGCGAGATGCGCAAGGCCAAGTCAATAAGATTTCTCAAGACGGTTGGACATTAAATTACTCCTGGGGAAATTCTCAACGCCTAGAAAAACTGATGATGACACGTAGTTCTAATATTGGCTCGATAGATATTCGCCTGGTCTTTGATACGCCGAATGACTGA
- the ispE gene encoding 4-(cytidine 5'-diphospho)-2-C-methyl-D-erythritol kinase: MTEVRFTNTRLELRCPAKLNLFLHIVGRRTDGYHLLQSVFQLIDWCDVLTLTAIPENEIRRLNPIPGVAPEHDLVVRATQLLKDFCNTDQGVIIELNKNIPIGAGLGGGSSDAAATLIGLNQLWNLQLDMATLSQLGLKLGADVPFFIFGQNAFVEGIGEKMQAVPLKNQDFVVIFPNQGIATVQIFQDPQLTRDHAPITIDRFLASPSAFQSNDCEAVAIKQCPEVKQALDWICQAVPDSAPCMSGSGSSVFSALDPKTDTAALENLLQNLPKGWVGRIVRGLNNNPAYNLISSD; encoded by the coding sequence ATGACTGAAGTACGTTTTACAAATACCCGCTTAGAGCTGCGCTGCCCAGCAAAGCTCAACCTCTTTCTGCATATTGTTGGACGCCGCACGGATGGCTATCATTTACTGCAATCTGTTTTCCAATTGATTGACTGGTGCGATGTCCTCACACTTACAGCCATTCCAGAAAATGAGATTCGACGTCTCAATCCTATTCCTGGAGTTGCCCCAGAGCATGATTTAGTGGTTCGTGCCACGCAGCTATTAAAAGATTTTTGCAATACGGATCAGGGCGTAATCATTGAACTCAATAAAAATATTCCTATAGGTGCGGGCTTGGGTGGTGGATCTTCTGATGCTGCTGCCACCCTCATTGGTTTAAATCAGCTCTGGAATCTGCAACTCGATATGGCTACCCTCAGCCAACTGGGCCTGAAACTTGGGGCGGATGTGCCTTTTTTTATCTTTGGTCAGAATGCCTTTGTGGAAGGCATTGGCGAAAAAATGCAGGCAGTCCCCCTAAAAAATCAAGACTTTGTAGTGATCTTTCCAAATCAAGGCATTGCGACTGTTCAGATTTTCCAAGACCCTCAATTGACCCGAGATCACGCTCCGATTACAATAGATCGCTTTCTTGCATCGCCAAGCGCATTTCAGTCCAATGATTGTGAAGCGGTAGCGATCAAGCAATGTCCTGAAGTGAAGCAAGCATTAGATTGGATTTGTCAGGCTGTGCCAGATTCGGCGCCCTGCATGTCTGGCTCTGGAAGTAGCGTATTTTCAGCCTTAGACCCTAAGACTGACACCGCAGCACTAGAAAATCTCCTGCAAAATCTTCCAAAAGGATGGGTAGGTCGAATTGTTCGAGGGTTAAATAACAATCCCGCTTACAATTTGATTTCTTCAGATTGA
- a CDS encoding ribose-phosphate pyrophosphokinase codes for MSASIHTDFLTLFTGNANPVLAHAVAKELNLPMGQAFVGRFSDGEIQVEIQENVRGKNVVVIQSTCAPTNDSLMELMIMIDALKRASASRITAVIPYFGYARQDRRPRSARVAISARIVANMLQSVAGIERVLTMDLHADQIQGFFDIPVDNIYASPVLLADLQAQKTQKDLIIVSPDIGGVVRARAMAKQLGTDLAIIDKRRPKANVSEVMHLIGEVEGRHCVIMDDIIDTGGTLCKAAEALKERGAKGVTAYCTHAVLSGGAVARIAASQLDELVVTDTIPLTPEAMKVSKIRQLSVAPILAETLARISKGDSVMSMFAE; via the coding sequence ATGTCCGCCTCCATTCATACAGATTTTCTGACTCTTTTTACAGGTAACGCAAATCCTGTCCTGGCACATGCAGTCGCCAAAGAGCTTAATCTCCCGATGGGGCAAGCATTTGTTGGCAGATTTTCAGATGGCGAGATTCAGGTAGAAATTCAAGAAAACGTCCGCGGCAAAAATGTCGTTGTGATTCAATCTACCTGCGCCCCCACTAACGATAGTTTGATGGAACTGATGATTATGATTGATGCCCTTAAACGGGCATCGGCAAGCCGTATCACCGCGGTAATCCCTTACTTTGGTTACGCCAGACAAGATCGTCGTCCACGCTCTGCGCGCGTGGCTATCTCTGCCAGAATCGTTGCCAACATGCTGCAATCGGTTGCGGGTATTGAGCGAGTGCTGACCATGGATCTGCATGCTGACCAAATCCAGGGCTTCTTTGATATCCCGGTTGACAATATTTATGCCTCGCCAGTATTACTAGCAGATTTGCAGGCGCAAAAAACCCAAAAAGACCTGATTATTGTTTCGCCAGATATTGGCGGTGTAGTGCGCGCCCGTGCCATGGCCAAACAATTAGGCACAGATTTAGCCATTATTGATAAACGCCGCCCCAAAGCCAATGTCTCAGAAGTCATGCACTTGATCGGCGAAGTAGAAGGCCGCCATTGCGTCATCATGGACGACATCATTGATACTGGTGGAACGCTATGTAAGGCTGCTGAGGCGCTTAAAGAGCGTGGCGCTAAGGGTGTTACGGCCTACTGTACCCATGCCGTCTTATCTGGTGGTGCAGTCGCCCGCATCGCCGCATCGCAATTAGATGAACTCGTGGTAACAGACACCATTCCCTTGACTCCAGAAGCCATGAAAGTGTCAAAAATTCGTCAATTGAGTGTTGCCCCAATTCTGGCTGAAACCCTTGCGCGCATCAGCAAAGGCGATTCAGTCATGTCTATGTTTGCCGAATAA
- a CDS encoding 50S ribosomal protein L25/general stress protein Ctc has protein sequence MKVVAFQRSVQGTGASRRLRNSGKTPGIIYGSKDAAVAIELDHNALFHALRKEAFHSSILDLEIDGKAQKVLLRDYQMHPFRPLVLHIDFQRVSASEKIHMRVPLHFINADTAAAVKLQGAVISHIVTELEVSCLPADLPEFLEVDLGAIEVGHGIHAKDIALPKGVSLVLHVGQENPVLANARIPLVKSADTEAAPAATAAAPAAEAPKDKA, from the coding sequence ATGAAAGTAGTAGCTTTTCAAAGAAGCGTACAGGGAACGGGTGCGAGCCGCCGTCTGCGCAACTCCGGTAAAACTCCGGGAATCATTTACGGCAGCAAAGATGCCGCCGTAGCCATTGAGTTGGATCACAACGCACTGTTTCATGCTCTCCGTAAGGAAGCATTCCACTCATCTATCTTAGATCTTGAAATCGATGGCAAGGCACAAAAAGTGTTGCTACGCGATTATCAAATGCATCCATTTCGTCCGTTGGTATTGCATATCGACTTCCAGCGCGTATCCGCGTCTGAGAAAATCCATATGCGCGTGCCATTGCACTTCATCAATGCAGACACTGCAGCTGCCGTGAAACTGCAAGGCGCTGTTATTAGCCATATCGTTACTGAATTGGAAGTATCTTGCTTACCAGCAGACTTGCCAGAGTTCCTAGAGGTTGATTTGGGAGCCATTGAAGTAGGCCATGGTATTCATGCAAAAGACATTGCATTGCCAAAAGGTGTTTCCTTGGTATTGCATGTCGGGCAAGAAAATCCTGTTTTAGCCAATGCACGTATTCCTTTAGTGAAATCAGCTGATACTGAAGCAGCACCTGCTGCAACAGCGGCTGCTCCTGCAGCGGAAGCTCCGAAAGATAAAGCCTAA
- the pth gene encoding aminoacyl-tRNA hydrolase, which produces MTKLIVGLGNPGDEHVEDRHNAGFWFVDALAKQLNVRFETEKRFHGKVAKAKWHDEDLFLLKPGTFMNLSGQAVGALCHFHKIAPQDILVVQDELDLKPGTARIKLGGGTGGHNGLKDIHAHLGTPDYWRLRLGIGHPRDLAAEGARPMDVADYVLRRPLQEEQKKIDASIQNSLQILDLFLKGDTQAAMLELHSKVN; this is translated from the coding sequence ATGACTAAATTAATTGTTGGACTTGGAAACCCTGGCGACGAACACGTCGAAGATCGGCATAATGCTGGCTTCTGGTTTGTTGACGCCCTTGCAAAACAACTCAACGTACGCTTTGAGACTGAGAAACGCTTTCATGGAAAAGTAGCTAAAGCAAAATGGCATGATGAGGATCTCTTCTTATTGAAGCCTGGCACCTTTATGAACCTCAGTGGCCAGGCAGTAGGCGCACTGTGTCACTTTCATAAGATTGCGCCTCAAGATATATTAGTTGTCCAAGATGAGTTGGATCTTAAGCCCGGTACAGCTCGTATTAAGCTGGGTGGTGGCACTGGGGGTCACAATGGCTTGAAGGATATTCACGCCCACCTCGGGACGCCTGATTACTGGCGTCTTCGCCTAGGGATTGGTCATCCCCGTGATCTCGCTGCAGAGGGTGCGCGACCGATGGATGTTGCGGACTATGTTCTGAGAAGACCGTTACAGGAAGAACAGAAAAAAATTGATGCCAGCATTCAAAATAGTCTGCAGATATTGGACTTGTTTCTCAAGGGCGATACTCAGGCTGCCATGCTAGAGCTGCATTCAAAAGTAAATTAA
- a CDS encoding YfhL family 4Fe-4S dicluster ferredoxin produces the protein MALMITDECINCDVCEPECPNDAIYMGLEIYEIDPNKCTECVGHYDAPQCQQVCPVDCIPLNPEVSETQPQLMVKYQLLTAAKKALAQ, from the coding sequence ATGGCCTTAATGATTACGGACGAATGCATCAACTGCGATGTATGTGAGCCTGAATGTCCCAATGATGCGATTTACATGGGCCTCGAGATTTACGAGATTGATCCCAATAAATGTACTGAATGTGTAGGCCACTACGATGCGCCGCAGTGCCAACAAGTTTGTCCGGTGGACTGCATTCCTCTGAACCCAGAGGTTTCCGAAACCCAGCCCCAACTCATGGTGAAGTATCAACTGTTAACTGCTGCCAAAAAAGCACTGGCTCAGTAA
- the coaD gene encoding pantetheine-phosphate adenylyltransferase, whose translation MTIAVYPGTFDPFTRGHEDLVRRASTIFGELIVGVADSRSKHPFFSLEERIKIAKEVLGHYPNVKIVGFTGLLKDLVREHQARVIVRGLRAVSDFEYEFQMAGMNRYLLPDVETLFLTPSDQYQFISGTFVREIASMGGDVSKFVFPSVEKWLAEKIASTKQKTE comes from the coding sequence ATGACGATTGCCGTATACCCTGGAACATTTGATCCTTTTACCCGAGGTCATGAGGACTTAGTTCGCCGCGCCTCTACTATTTTTGGTGAATTGATTGTGGGTGTGGCAGATAGTCGCAGCAAGCACCCATTTTTTAGTTTAGAAGAGCGGATTAAGATCGCTAAGGAAGTCTTGGGGCACTATCCCAATGTCAAGATTGTTGGCTTTACAGGACTCTTAAAAGATTTAGTGCGCGAGCACCAAGCGCGTGTGATTGTCCGTGGTTTGCGGGCAGTCTCCGACTTTGAGTACGAGTTTCAGATGGCTGGTATGAATCGTTATCTCCTACCTGATGTAGAGACCTTGTTTCTCACGCCATCAGATCAGTATCAATTTATCTCTGGAACTTTTGTGCGAGAAATTGCGTCGATGGGCGGAGATGTGAGTAAGTTTGTGTTCCCCTCCGTAGAAAAGTGGTTAGCAGAAAAGATTGCTAGCACTAAGCAAAAGACTGAATAA
- the rsmD gene encoding 16S rRNA (guanine(966)-N(2))-methyltransferase RsmD yields the protein MKKPASVASRRELPQKIRIIGGVWRSRLLNVLDLPRLRPTTDRVRETLFNWLGQDLTGLHCLDICAGTGVLGFEAASRHASTVTLLEKDKKIAANLLKNLALLQSSPVKGGVHILQADGLEYLKRQADHSFNLIFIDPPFAEGDLFNQVIVEAGRICDDSAGGGIYIEFPASRASEEVEALLPGWECRKYLEAGQVKACLFRSKTA from the coding sequence ATAAAGAAACCTGCAAGCGTAGCGAGTCGTAGGGAGCTTCCTCAAAAGATACGCATTATTGGCGGAGTTTGGCGCAGTCGATTGTTGAACGTATTAGATCTACCGAGATTGCGTCCTACGACTGATCGTGTGCGAGAGACTTTATTTAATTGGCTTGGCCAAGACTTAACTGGTCTCCATTGTTTAGATATTTGCGCAGGCACTGGTGTCTTGGGTTTTGAAGCGGCCTCACGTCATGCTAGTACTGTTACCTTGCTCGAGAAAGATAAAAAGATTGCGGCTAATCTACTTAAGAACTTAGCTTTATTGCAATCTTCACCTGTAAAAGGAGGGGTCCATATCTTGCAAGCAGATGGATTAGAGTATTTAAAGCGACAGGCAGATCACTCTTTCAACCTTATCTTTATTGATCCCCCTTTTGCTGAAGGGGACTTATTTAATCAAGTCATCGTAGAAGCAGGCCGCATCTGCGATGACAGCGCTGGCGGGGGAATTTATATAGAGTTTCCTGCAAGTCGGGCAAGTGAAGAGGTAGAGGCGCTATTACCTGGCTGGGAGTGTCGCAAGTACCTAGAAGCTGGTCAGGTAAAAGCTTGTCTATTTCGGTCTAAAACAGCCTAA
- a CDS encoding M16 family metallopeptidase translates to MLARTCIRQALLTSVLLAVFSNAHAILPIEKLPSFKGAQAYLVQTKALPMVDIEISIDAGDRYDPAAKSGLASMTGQLMNFGARADKGVLSEAQIADEIADLGASLGISVGGERAIMRIRTLSRKDLRDRAVILAATMLSAPIYDAKIVGREKQRMTTALLESETKPEAVLDKRFRKSIYGTYPLAYSPSVQTITAINSADLKQFHQQFYRGERMIISIVGDVSPAEANEIVQSVLQKIPQSGPAISKLPEFERSPVESLSQREINIPFDTQQAHLAMGMTAITRNNPDFFPLLVGNYVLGGGGFVSRLMSEVREKRGLAYSVSSYFAPGKDAGIFRAGLQTKNDQAALALEVMSSTIAQFIATGPTPVELEAAKSNLINGYPLRIDSNRKLLDNVSAIVWNDLPLNTMEAWTKQVEAVTLEQVKTAFQKHLAMDRMKIVILGAKK, encoded by the coding sequence ATGTTAGCGAGAACATGCATCCGACAAGCACTGCTCACTTCTGTATTGCTCGCTGTATTTTCAAACGCGCATGCTATTTTGCCTATTGAAAAGCTACCCTCTTTTAAAGGCGCTCAAGCTTATCTAGTACAAACCAAAGCTTTGCCTATGGTCGATATTGAGATCAGCATTGATGCCGGTGACCGCTATGATCCAGCAGCAAAAAGTGGTTTAGCCTCCATGACTGGGCAACTCATGAACTTCGGAGCCAGAGCCGATAAAGGGGTGTTATCCGAAGCACAAATTGCTGATGAGATTGCTGATCTGGGTGCAAGCCTAGGAATTTCTGTCGGTGGTGAGCGGGCGATCATGCGCATTCGCACGCTGAGTCGAAAAGATTTGCGTGATCGGGCGGTGATCTTGGCCGCTACGATGTTGAGTGCCCCCATCTATGACGCGAAAATTGTTGGGCGTGAGAAGCAAAGAATGACTACGGCTTTATTGGAGTCAGAAACAAAGCCCGAAGCTGTATTAGATAAGCGCTTTAGAAAATCGATTTATGGAACTTACCCATTAGCCTACTCACCATCAGTACAAACTATTACTGCCATTAACTCTGCTGACTTAAAACAATTTCATCAGCAGTTTTATCGTGGCGAGCGCATGATTATCAGTATCGTGGGTGATGTCAGTCCAGCTGAAGCTAATGAGATCGTACAAAGTGTACTGCAGAAAATTCCTCAGTCTGGTCCTGCTATATCCAAGCTCCCTGAATTTGAGCGTTCACCCGTAGAGTCCTTGAGTCAGCGAGAAATTAATATTCCTTTTGATACTCAGCAAGCACACTTAGCTATGGGAATGACTGCTATTACACGCAACAATCCAGATTTTTTCCCTTTGCTGGTTGGGAACTATGTATTGGGTGGTGGTGGGTTTGTATCCCGGCTGATGTCAGAGGTCCGTGAAAAAAGAGGTCTTGCCTATAGCGTCTCTAGTTACTTTGCTCCTGGCAAGGATGCGGGTATTTTTAGAGCTGGCCTGCAAACTAAAAATGACCAGGCCGCTTTAGCATTAGAGGTTATGAGTTCAACGATTGCCCAATTTATTGCTACTGGTCCGACACCAGTAGAGTTGGAAGCTGCTAAATCAAACTTGATCAATGGTTACCCATTACGCATTGATAGCAATCGCAAGTTACTAGATAACGTGTCTGCTATTGTCTGGAACGATTTACCTTTAAATACGATGGAAGCGTGGACAAAGCAAGTAGAAGCAGTGACTTTGGAGCAAGTGAAGACCGCCTTTCAAAAACATTTAGCGATGGATCGTATGAAGATTGTCATTCTTGGGGCAAAAAAATAA
- a CDS encoding M16 family metallopeptidase → MRSTLLRFSFFFLMCSPFAWATPGNNPSNTHEYQLANGLKLIVRQDNRAPTVAHMVWYRAGSIDEVNGRTGVAHVLEHMMFKGTDKVKSGEFSRMVAAVGGRENAFTSRDYTAYFQQVEKSKLDEVMKLEADRMSNLNFDDAEFLKEIQVVMEERRLRTEDNPNGLLYESLMATAYMSSPYRYPVIGWMNDLENMQASDARDWYRSWYAPNNATVVITGDVDPQKILQAVEKYYGVASAKTLPVRKPQLEPIQKGIKRVQVKAPAENAQLAMAWKVPKLEPGKLDNPEPYALELLAAVLDGYDNARLNRALVKEQRVVNDVGVGYDMISRGPELFLINVTMAKGKTVEQAESSIRKALNEIAKNGILDSELKRIKVRILSDQIYKRDSIFGQAMEIGSTEMAGFSWRDIDVMLQKMETISPAQVQAVAKKYLVDDGLTIGVLDPQQRKSSEMKKGVQ, encoded by the coding sequence ATGCGCTCCACTTTATTGCGATTTTCTTTCTTTTTCCTGATGTGTAGCCCGTTTGCTTGGGCCACCCCGGGAAATAATCCATCAAACACTCACGAGTATCAACTCGCTAATGGGCTCAAGTTGATCGTCCGTCAGGATAATCGGGCACCTACCGTAGCGCATATGGTTTGGTATCGCGCTGGCTCTATTGATGAGGTCAACGGTCGTACTGGGGTAGCCCATGTACTTGAGCACATGATGTTTAAGGGTACGGACAAGGTAAAGTCCGGAGAATTTTCTCGTATGGTTGCTGCAGTAGGTGGGCGCGAGAATGCCTTTACCTCACGTGATTACACTGCTTATTTTCAGCAGGTAGAAAAATCAAAATTAGATGAAGTCATGAAGTTAGAGGCAGATCGCATGAGCAATCTAAATTTTGATGACGCTGAGTTTTTAAAAGAGATTCAGGTAGTGATGGAAGAGCGCCGCTTACGTACGGAAGATAATCCAAACGGATTGCTTTACGAATCTCTGATGGCAACTGCATACATGAGCTCTCCTTATCGTTATCCCGTGATTGGTTGGATGAATGATCTTGAGAATATGCAGGCCTCCGATGCGCGCGATTGGTACCGCAGTTGGTATGCGCCCAATAATGCAACGGTTGTAATCACAGGTGATGTTGATCCTCAGAAAATCCTTCAAGCAGTTGAAAAATACTATGGTGTAGCGTCCGCAAAAACGTTACCAGTGCGTAAGCCCCAATTAGAGCCGATTCAAAAAGGGATAAAGCGGGTACAAGTTAAAGCACCAGCAGAAAATGCGCAATTGGCTATGGCCTGGAAAGTGCCTAAATTAGAGCCCGGCAAATTAGATAACCCAGAGCCATATGCACTTGAGCTATTAGCGGCTGTTTTGGATGGGTATGACAATGCCCGCCTTAATCGTGCGTTAGTGAAAGAGCAGCGGGTAGTCAATGATGTCGGCGTTGGATATGACATGATTTCTAGAGGGCCCGAACTTTTTTTAATTAACGTCACTATGGCTAAAGGTAAAACCGTGGAGCAGGCTGAAAGCAGCATCCGCAAGGCGCTCAATGAGATTGCCAAAAACGGTATTTTGGATTCTGAATTAAAGCGTATTAAGGTTCGAATTTTATCGGATCAAATTTATAAGCGCGACTCTATCTTTGGGCAGGCTATGGAGATTGGCAGTACGGAGATGGCAGGATTTTCTTGGCGGGATATTGATGTAATGTTGCAGAAGATGGAAACCATTTCTCCTGCACAGGTTCAGGCAGTAGCCAAAAAATATTTAGTAGATGACGGTCTCACGATTGGCGTTTTGGATCCACAGCAGCGTAAGTCTAGCGAGATGAAGAAAGGAGTTCAGTAA
- the ftsY gene encoding signal recognition particle-docking protein FtsY, which yields MFGLRKTLGSLFKTNQTDEAWFDALEESLILSDVGLPTTQQLLTTLRKAAKSEKVSSAIDLQQLLVQEVAHLLQPLESISNPLYVHDEKTTPEVWLIVGVNGAGKTTTIGKLCRLFQSQGKSVLLAAGDTFRAAARNQLLEWGDRNQVDVITQESGDAAAVAHDAIHAAISRKTDILIIDTAGRLATQDHLMEELKKVKRVIGKALPGAPHQTLLVLDGNTGQNGLSQVKAFHAALGISALIVTKLDGTAKGGVICALAHTFQEEVRPSVLALGKGEGIDDLAPFTATQYASELFN from the coding sequence ATGTTCGGCTTACGTAAAACTCTCGGCTCCCTTTTCAAAACTAACCAGACTGATGAAGCCTGGTTTGATGCTTTAGAAGAATCACTCATTCTGAGTGATGTTGGCTTGCCCACTACCCAGCAACTCCTGACGACACTCCGCAAGGCAGCTAAATCTGAAAAAGTGAGCAGTGCTATAGATCTTCAGCAGCTTTTAGTCCAAGAAGTTGCGCATCTCCTTCAGCCTTTAGAGTCGATTTCAAACCCCCTTTATGTTCATGATGAAAAAACCACTCCGGAGGTATGGCTTATCGTCGGTGTGAATGGCGCCGGCAAGACCACCACCATTGGCAAACTCTGTCGCCTGTTTCAGTCTCAAGGAAAATCTGTCCTGCTGGCCGCTGGTGATACTTTTCGTGCCGCAGCTCGTAACCAGCTCTTGGAGTGGGGTGATCGCAATCAGGTTGATGTCATCACCCAAGAGAGTGGCGATGCTGCAGCAGTAGCCCATGATGCGATTCATGCGGCCATCTCCAGAAAGACCGATATTCTCATCATTGATACGGCTGGACGGCTTGCTACTCAAGACCATCTCATGGAAGAGTTGAAAAAGGTTAAGCGCGTGATTGGCAAAGCCCTTCCTGGGGCGCCACACCAGACTTTGCTCGTACTCGATGGCAACACAGGTCAAAATGGTTTAAGCCAAGTCAAAGCCTTTCATGCAGCCCTTGGCATTTCAGCGCTGATTGTGACGAAATTAGATGGAACCGCTAAAGGAGGGGTCATCTGTGCGCTTGCCCATACCTTTCAAGAGGAGGTCAGGCCGTCTGTTTTGGCGCTGGGTAAAGGGGAAGGGATTGATGATCTTGCGCCCTTCACAGCCACCCAGTATGCCTCTGAATTATTCAATTAA
- the rpoH gene encoding RNA polymerase sigma factor RpoH: MTLKNAYKPHSHVRQTMPATQTAAAPLAFPMLPSLGVGTLDSYISYVNRVPMLSAAEELHLAQSFRQTENVDAAKTLVLSHLRLVVSVARQYLGYGIPHADLIQEGNIGLMKAVKRYDPNQGARLVSYAIHWIKAEIHEYILKNWRLVKIATTKAQRKLFFNLRSNKPTLSALTPNEVAALAKALDVKGADVKEMEIRLAGGDIALEGDDSDEESAYAPIQWLADNTQEPTERMAAAATDALHGPKLDQALMALDERSRDIVQSRWLAMDADGNGTKTLHDLAGEYGISAERVRQIETSALKKMRGMLQAQAA, translated from the coding sequence ATGACGCTAAAAAACGCTTACAAACCGCATTCGCACGTACGACAAACTATGCCAGCAACGCAGACTGCTGCGGCTCCGCTCGCCTTTCCAATGCTACCGTCCCTCGGAGTTGGCACATTAGATTCTTATATCTCCTACGTCAATCGTGTACCGATGCTCAGTGCTGCAGAAGAATTGCATCTGGCCCAATCATTTCGTCAAACTGAAAATGTAGATGCTGCTAAGACCTTAGTCCTTTCGCACCTACGCTTAGTAGTTTCCGTTGCGCGTCAATATCTGGGTTATGGCATTCCACATGCCGATTTGATTCAAGAAGGCAATATTGGTCTCATGAAAGCTGTGAAACGCTACGACCCCAATCAAGGTGCACGCTTAGTGTCTTATGCCATCCATTGGATCAAAGCGGAAATTCATGAGTACATTCTCAAAAATTGGCGCTTAGTCAAAATTGCTACAACCAAAGCACAGCGCAAACTCTTCTTTAATTTGCGCAGCAATAAACCCACGCTTAGTGCACTGACCCCAAATGAAGTCGCTGCGTTAGCAAAAGCACTCGATGTAAAAGGTGCTGATGTAAAAGAAATGGAAATACGCCTTGCTGGTGGTGATATTGCCTTAGAGGGCGATGATAGTGATGAGGAGTCTGCCTATGCCCCGATTCAGTGGCTAGCAGACAATACTCAAGAGCCTACTGAAAGAATGGCAGCGGCGGCAACAGATGCATTACATGGTCCCAAATTAGATCAAGCACTCATGGCTTTGGATGAGCGCAGTCGCGACATTGTTCAATCACGCTGGTTGGCAATGGATGCGGATGGCAATGGCACTAAAACATTGCATGATCTTGCTGGTGAATACGGCATCTCTGCAGAGCGTGTGCGTCAAATCGAAACTTCTGCGCTCAAAAAAATGCGTGGGATGTTGCAAGCACAAGCTGCTTAA